A genomic segment from Paenibacillus sp. FSL K6-1096 encodes:
- a CDS encoding acetyl-CoA carboxylase carboxyltransferase subunit alpha, translating to MAGELPFEMPLVEMRKKIAELKQFGEEKGIDFSDEVVRLEERYRELENEIYSNISPAQKMHLARHQGRPTSLDLIGLIFTDFLELHGDRLFGDDLAVVGGIAKLNGRPVTVIGQQRGKDTKDNIQRFFGSPHPEGYRKALRLMKQAEKFGRPIISFVDTKGAYPGNTAEERGQSEAIARNLFEMSQLSVPVVCVVIGEGGSGGALAMAVGNRVLMLENAIYSAITPNGAASILWKDAGKAEQAAEAMKITAADLLEMEVIEEIITEPRGGAHRDYEAVAEAVKDSVWRHLEELSAMDAAELKEDRYLKFRKIGEFSESLAEQEEDLEEVRTTE from the coding sequence TTGGCGGGAGAGTTGCCTTTTGAAATGCCTCTGGTAGAAATGCGCAAGAAGATTGCCGAGCTGAAGCAGTTCGGTGAAGAGAAGGGCATAGATTTCAGCGATGAGGTAGTCCGGCTGGAGGAGCGCTACCGTGAGCTGGAGAACGAGATTTATTCCAATATATCCCCGGCCCAGAAGATGCATCTGGCCCGGCATCAAGGCCGTCCGACCTCGCTGGATCTGATCGGGCTGATCTTCACGGATTTCTTGGAGCTGCACGGCGACCGGCTGTTCGGCGATGATCTCGCGGTGGTCGGCGGAATTGCCAAGCTGAACGGAAGGCCGGTAACGGTCATCGGACAGCAGCGCGGCAAGGATACGAAGGATAACATTCAGCGCTTCTTCGGCAGTCCCCATCCCGAGGGCTACCGCAAGGCGCTGCGCCTGATGAAGCAGGCCGAGAAGTTCGGCCGTCCGATCATCAGCTTCGTGGATACCAAGGGAGCTTACCCCGGGAATACGGCAGAGGAGCGCGGACAGTCCGAAGCGATTGCCCGCAATCTGTTCGAGATGTCGCAATTGTCCGTACCAGTCGTCTGCGTCGTTATCGGCGAAGGCGGCAGCGGCGGGGCCCTGGCTATGGCCGTAGGCAACCGTGTCCTGATGCTGGAGAATGCAATCTATTCCGCCATTACCCCCAACGGTGCGGCTTCCATTCTATGGAAGGATGCCGGCAAGGCGGAGCAGGCGGCGGAGGCGATGAAGATCACGGCTGCCGATCTGCTGGAGATGGAAGTTATCGAGGAGATCATCACGGAGCCCAGAGGCGGAGCGCACCGGGACTACGAGGCGGTGGCGGAAGCGGTTAAGGATTCGGTATGGCGCCATCTGGAGGAGCTGTCGGCCATGGATGCGGCAGAGCTGAAGGAAGACCGCTACCTCAAGTTCCGCAAGATCGGCGAATTCTCAGAGTCGCTCGCGGAACAGGAAGAAGATCTGGAAGAGGTCCGGACTACAGAGTAG